From the genome of Helicobacter pylori, one region includes:
- the rpsK gene encoding 30S ribosomal protein S11 has product MAKRNVAAKKKVVKKNIARGVVYISATFNNTNITITDEMGNVICWSTAGGLGFKGSKKSTPYAAQQAVESALSKAKEHGVKEVGIKVQGPGSGRETAIKSVGATEGVKVLWIKDITPLPHNGCRPPKRRRV; this is encoded by the coding sequence ATGGCTAAGAGAAATGTAGCGGCTAAAAAGAAAGTAGTCAAAAAGAATATCGCTAGAGGGGTTGTTTATATTTCAGCGACCTTTAATAATACCAACATCACTATCACTGATGAAATGGGTAATGTGATTTGCTGGAGCACGGCGGGCGGTTTAGGGTTTAAAGGCTCTAAAAAATCCACCCCTTATGCGGCCCAACAAGCTGTAGAAAGCGCTCTAAGCAAGGCTAAAGAGCATGGCGTTAAAGAAGTGGGCATTAAGGTTCAAGGACCAGGTAGTGGGCGTGAGACCGCTATTAAGAGCGTGGGCGCGACAGAGGGCGTTAAAGTGCTTTGGATTAAAGACATCACCCCGCTCCCTCACAATGGTTGCAGACCCCCTAAAAGAAGAAGAGTGTAA
- the rpmJ gene encoding 50S ribosomal protein L36, whose protein sequence is MKVRPSVKKMCDKCKIIKRRGVIRVICTTPKHKQRQG, encoded by the coding sequence ATGAAAGTCAGGCCATCAGTGAAAAAGATGTGCGATAAGTGCAAAATTATTAAAAGAAGGGGCGTTATTAGAGTGATCTGCACTACCCCTAAACACAAACAAAGACAAGGATAA
- a CDS encoding glycosyltransferase family 9 protein, giving the protein MDFVGFEDLKCKDKENSQKVFVIRNDKLGDFILAIPALIALKHAFLEKGKEVYLGVVVPSYTTPIALEFPFIDEVIIEDNHLATTLKSKSIDALIFLFSNFKNARLAFRLRKSIPYILAPKTKIYSWFYQKSVRQSRSLCLKTEYEYNLDLICVFCKDHNLPNAQMKKIAWKLKDKSKERSIIASKLNANAGLLWIGVHMHSGGSSPVLPAPHFIKLIDFLHKKLSCEIILICGPGERKATEELLKKVPFTHLYDTSHSLVDLAKLCANLSVYIGNASGPLHVNALFDNQSIGFYPNELSASIARWRPFNRRFLGIAPPNVSNDMSLIDIGKESEKIIEFIAPNLSCHIQEK; this is encoded by the coding sequence ATGGATTTTGTAGGGTTTGAAGATTTAAAATGTAAAGATAAGGAAAACTCTCAAAAAGTTTTTGTGATCCGTAACGATAAGTTAGGCGATTTTATTTTAGCCATTCCCGCTTTAATCGCTCTAAAGCATGCTTTTTTAGAAAAAGGCAAGGAAGTGTATTTGGGCGTGGTTGTGCCTAGCTATACCACCCCAATAGCATTAGAATTCCCCTTCATTGATGAAGTCATTATAGAAGACAATCATTTAGCCACCACTCTTAAAAGTAAATCCATTGACGCTCTTATCTTTTTATTTTCTAATTTTAAAAACGCCAGACTCGCTTTCAGACTAAGAAAATCCATTCCTTACATCCTAGCCCCTAAGACCAAAATCTATTCTTGGTTTTATCAAAAGAGCGTGCGCCAAAGCCGATCGCTGTGTTTAAAAACCGAATACGAATACAATTTGGATCTCATCTGTGTTTTTTGTAAAGATCACAATCTCCCTAACGCTCAAATGAAAAAAATCGCATGGAAGCTTAAAGACAAATCCAAAGAGCGATCCATCATCGCTTCAAAACTCAACGCTAATGCTGGTTTATTGTGGATTGGCGTGCACATGCATAGCGGAGGCAGTTCGCCCGTATTGCCTGCTCCACACTTTATTAAACTGATTGATTTTTTACACAAAAAGTTAAGTTGTGAGATCATTCTTATTTGCGGGCCAGGCGAGAGAAAAGCCACAGAAGAACTCCTTAAAAAAGTCCCTTTCACTCACCTTTATGATACGAGCCATAGTTTAGTGGATTTAGCCAAATTGTGCGCGAATTTGTCCGTCTATATTGGGAACGCTTCAGGCCCTTTGCATGTGAACGCTTTATTTGACAACCAATCTATCGGGTTTTATCCTAACGAACTCAGCGCCTCTATTGCCAGATGGCGGCCTTTCAATAGGCGTTTTTTAGGAATCGCCCCACCTAATGTCTCAAACGATATGAGTTTGATTGATATTGGAAAAGAGAGCGAAAAGATTATTGAATTTATTGCACCAAATCTTTCTTGCCACATACAAGAAAAGTAA
- the trpD gene encoding anthranilate phosphoribosyltransferase, whose translation MKDILNTLYHQKNLNDEEVKKLFTLIINEKVSPAQLGAILCALKIKGESFKEISVAATTLLEHAPKPYNSGLDLIDNCGTGGDGLKTINISTIAALIASSMGLSMAKHGSRSVSSHSGSADLLENLGVNIKMNPAQLENCFKQTHFGFLFAPLYHQSFKKSAPLRKELFTKTIFNCLGPLINPLRPKIQLLGVYDKSLCKTMALALKALGVKRAMVVNGGGTDEIVLHDMTHACELKNNEILEYDLSAKDFDLPPYDLKELQIENAQESVQACLDILENKGKPSHTMVVVANVASLLYLSHKAKDLKEGVSMTLEHLKTKAPYTHLQKIIRLSHA comes from the coding sequence ATGAAAGATATTTTAAACACTCTATACCATCAAAAAAACTTAAACGATGAAGAAGTCAAGAAATTATTCACCCTTATTATCAACGAAAAAGTAAGCCCAGCACAACTCGGGGCAATTTTATGCGCTTTAAAAATCAAGGGCGAGAGCTTTAAGGAAATTAGCGTTGCTGCAACCACGCTTTTAGAGCATGCCCCTAAGCCTTATAATAGCGGCTTGGATTTAATAGACAATTGCGGCACAGGGGGCGATGGGTTAAAAACGATTAACATCAGCACGATTGCTGCGCTCATTGCCAGCTCTATGGGATTATCTATGGCTAAACACGGATCAAGGAGCGTGTCCAGTCATAGCGGGAGTGCGGATTTGTTGGAAAATTTAGGCGTGAATATTAAAATGAATCCCGCGCAATTAGAGAATTGTTTCAAACAAACGCATTTTGGGTTTTTATTCGCGCCTTTATACCATCAAAGTTTTAAAAAATCCGCTCCTTTAAGAAAAGAGCTTTTCACTAAAACGATTTTTAATTGCTTAGGGCCTTTAATCAACCCCTTAAGGCCAAAAATCCAGCTTTTAGGCGTGTATGACAAATCCTTGTGTAAGACTATGGCGCTAGCGTTAAAGGCTTTAGGCGTTAAAAGGGCGATGGTGGTTAATGGAGGGGGGACGGATGAAATCGTGTTGCACGACATGACGCATGCGTGTGAATTGAAAAATAACGAAATTTTAGAGTATGACTTGAGTGCTAAAGATTTTGATTTGCCCCCCTATGATTTGAAAGAATTACAGATTGAAAACGCGCAAGAAAGCGTTCAAGCGTGTTTAGATATTTTAGAAAATAAAGGCAAGCCTTCGCATACAATGGTGGTTGTGGCGAATGTGGCGAGTTTGTTGTATTTAAGCCATAAAGCTAAAGATTTAAAAGAGGGCGTGAGCATGACTTTAGAGCATTTAAAAACCAAAGCGCCTTATACGCATTTACAAAAAATCATAAGATTAAGCCATGCCTAG
- the rplQ gene encoding 50S ribosomal protein L17 — MRHKHGYRKLGRTSSHRKALLKNLAIALIEHNKIETGVYKAKELRSYIEKLTTVARVGDFNAHRYVFAYLQNKEATHKLVTEIAPKYAQRNGGYTRIQRTTFRRGDASTLATIEFV, encoded by the coding sequence ATGAGACACAAACACGGATACCGCAAGCTTGGGAGAACCAGCTCGCACAGAAAGGCGTTATTAAAGAATTTAGCGATCGCTTTGATTGAGCATAACAAAATTGAGACAGGGGTTTATAAAGCTAAGGAATTGCGCAGTTACATTGAGAAATTAACGACAGTGGCTCGTGTGGGCGATTTTAACGCGCACCGCTATGTTTTTGCTTATTTGCAAAACAAAGAAGCCACTCACAAGCTTGTAACCGAAATCGCGCCCAAATACGCACAAAGGAATGGCGGATACACCAGGATCCAACGCACCACTTTTAGAAGAGGGGACGCTTCCACTCTAGCCACCATTGAATTTGTGTGA
- the pnuC gene encoding nicotinamide riboside transporter PnuC, with product MLITTQLPKRFYATLILACVFLITTNILVKGSFINLLAGLSGVLYAFFAGERQTICFVFGLVYNLSYAYVAYQWKLNADVILCLFLYMPVTIYGLFAWKKTEQHEGAIKAQKLSKNWRLALILGIGVLTCVSALFFKEIKTNFLWAESFNFVIFIIAFILQVLRYMENYVLVTLGNIVSIVVWFCIFQISAESLVQLFTTILYLFIGMYYFNRWNKSCKQ from the coding sequence ATGTTGATAACCACCCAACTACCCAAACGATTTTACGCCACACTCATTCTCGCTTGCGTGTTTTTGATCACCACTAATATTCTTGTCAAAGGCTCGTTTATCAATCTTTTAGCAGGGCTTAGTGGGGTTTTATATGCGTTTTTTGCCGGAGAAAGGCAAACGATTTGCTTTGTGTTTGGTCTTGTTTATAATTTGAGTTACGCTTATGTCGCTTATCAGTGGAAATTAAACGCTGATGTGATTTTATGCCTTTTTTTGTATATGCCGGTAACGATTTATGGGCTATTTGCGTGGAAAAAGACAGAGCAGCATGAAGGCGCTATTAAAGCTCAAAAACTTTCCAAAAATTGGCGTTTGGCGCTCATTTTAGGCATAGGGGTTTTAACTTGCGTGAGTGCTTTGTTTTTTAAAGAGATTAAAACGAATTTTTTATGGGCAGAGAGTTTTAATTTCGTCATCTTTATTATTGCTTTTATTTTACAGGTTTTGCGTTATATGGAGAATTATGTGCTAGTAACTTTGGGGAATATCGTGTCTATTGTCGTGTGGTTTTGTATTTTCCAAATTTCTGCAGAAAGCTTGGTGCAACTCTTCACAACGATTCTATACCTTTTTATTGGTATGTATTATTTTAACCGCTGGAACAAGTCATGCAAGCAGTGA
- the infA gene encoding translation initiation factor IF-1, with protein MARDDVIEVDGKVIEALPNATFKVELDNKHVVLCRISGKMRMHYIRIALGDRVKLELTPYSLDKGRITFRYK; from the coding sequence ATGGCAAGAGATGATGTTATAGAAGTGGATGGGAAAGTGATTGAGGCGTTGCCTAACGCTACTTTTAAGGTGGAATTAGACAATAAGCATGTGGTGTTGTGCCGTATTTCTGGAAAGATGCGCATGCACTATATTAGGATTGCTTTAGGCGATAGGGTCAAGCTAGAGCTTACACCCTATAGCTTAGACAAGGGTCGGATAACTTTTAGATATAAATGA
- a CDS encoding 5'-nucleotidase, lipoprotein e(P4) family, with translation MMKKTLASVLLGLSLMSVLNAKECVSPITRSAKYHQQSAEIRALQLQSYKMAKMALDNNLKLVKDKKPAVILDLDETVLNTFDYAGYLIKNCIKYTPETWDKFEKEGSLTLIPGALDFLEYANSKGVKIFYISNRTQKNKAFTLKTLKSFKLPQVSEESVLLKEKGKPKAVRRELVAKDYAIVLQVGDTLHDFDAIFAKDAKNSQEQRAKVLQNAQKFGTEWIILPNSLYGTWEDEPIKAWQNKK, from the coding sequence ATAATGAAAAAGACCCTTGCATCAGTTTTATTAGGATTGAGTTTGATGAGTGTTTTAAATGCCAAAGAATGCGTTTCGCCCATAACAAGAAGCGCTAAGTATCATCAGCAAAGCGCTGAGATTAGAGCCTTGCAATTGCAAAGTTACAAAATGGCGAAAATGGCACTAGATAATAATCTCAAGCTCGTTAAAGACAAAAAGCCAGCCGTCATCTTGGATTTAGATGAAACCGTTTTAAACACTTTTGATTATGCGGGCTATTTGATCAAAAATTGCATTAAATACACCCCAGAAACTTGGGATAAATTTGAAAAAGAAGGCTCTCTTACGCTCATTCCTGGAGCGCTAGACTTTTTAGAATACGCTAATTCTAAGGGCGTTAAGATTTTTTACATTTCTAACCGCACGCAAAAAAATAAGGCATTCACTTTAAAGACGCTCAAAAGTTTTAAACTCCCCCAAGTGAGTGAAGAATCCGTTTTATTAAAAGAAAAAGGCAAGCCTAAAGCCGTTAGGCGAGAGTTAGTCGCTAAGGATTATGCGATTGTTTTACAAGTGGGCGATACTTTGCATGATTTTGACGCTATTTTTGCCAAAGACGCTAAAAACAGCCAAGAACAACGAGCTAAAGTCTTGCAAAACGCTCAAAAATTTGGCACTGAATGGATCATTTTACCCAACTCTCTTTATGGCACTTGGGAAGATGAGCCCATAAAAGCATGGCAGAATAAAAAATAA
- a CDS encoding YceI family protein produces MKKALISTLFGVSLVFAKPYTIDKANSSVWFEVKHFKFNETRGVFDSFDGKIDADPNTKALNVLEGKIDIKSINTRNKKRDDHLRTAEFFDALKYPKGSFKMTKYEDGKIHGDLTLHGVTKPVVLEAKIQAPLQNPMNKKEFMVLQAEGKINRKDFGIGKTFSDAVVGDEVKIEIKLEAYAQ; encoded by the coding sequence ATGAAAAAAGCGTTAATATCCACCCTTTTTGGTGTTAGTTTGGTGTTTGCAAAACCTTATACGATTGATAAGGCAAACTCTAGCGTGTGGTTTGAGGTTAAACATTTCAAATTCAATGAAACAAGAGGCGTGTTTGATAGTTTTGATGGCAAAATTGATGCCGATCCTAATACCAAAGCTCTCAATGTTCTTGAAGGCAAAATTGATATTAAAAGCATCAACACTAGGAACAAAAAAAGAGATGACCACCTAAGGACAGCAGAATTTTTTGATGCGCTAAAATACCCAAAAGGGAGCTTTAAAATGACAAAATACGAAGATGGTAAAATCCATGGGGATTTGACCCTTCATGGCGTAACCAAACCGGTCGTGTTGGAAGCAAAAATCCAAGCCCCCTTGCAAAACCCCATGAATAAAAAAGAATTCATGGTGCTACAAGCTGAAGGCAAAATCAACCGCAAGGATTTTGGCATCGGTAAAACATTTAGCGATGCTGTCGTTGGAGATGAGGTAAAGATTGAAATCAAACTAGAAGCTTACGCTCAATAA
- the trpE gene encoding anthranilate synthase component I encodes MISLIEKAPYIPYPLALYEKLEQQYTLLFESAEIESKAHTKSLLMAKACLKLICNHNIVTITSLTPNGGAFLQKLSAFFKMPIQDNALTLTYTKNKKTQDEFLKLFEPSPFDALRGLFKSVKTKPKHPFTLLSAGVFSFEMLNFFEDLPHLKAQDNTAHDFIFFVAQNLIIIDHKEKSAEILGACFDERFKTEIAQELQDLKELAQNIKSDFIPKKSKQSREVSANCDDSEFEKKALSLQEEIKKGEIFQAVLSRSFYMECLEGLSAYYHLKLTNPSPYMFYIKDSDFILFGASPESALKYNALTNTAEIYPIAGTRLRGKDKQGNIDYDLDSKMEFDLQHDYKERAEHIMLVDLARNDMARVSKKRYCDKLLKVDKYSNVMHLVSRVVGELKKRCDSLHAYRSFMNAGTLSGAPKISAIKLIYQLENQRRGSYGGSVGYLNSEGSMDSCITIRSCFVKNNRAVIQAGAGIVLDSVPKNEANETRAKAQALIDAIRKTIS; translated from the coding sequence ATGATCAGTTTAATAGAAAAAGCTCCTTACATTCCCTATCCCCTAGCTCTTTATGAAAAATTAGAGCAACAGTACACCTTGCTTTTTGAAAGTGCTGAGATTGAGAGCAAAGCACACACCAAATCCCTTTTAATGGCTAAAGCCTGTTTGAAGCTGATTTGCAACCACAATATCGTAACTATCACTAGCCTGACGCCTAATGGCGGGGCGTTTTTGCAAAAATTGAGTGCGTTTTTTAAAATGCCTATACAAGACAATGCCCTAACTTTAACCTACACCAAAAATAAAAAAACGCAAGATGAGTTTTTAAAACTCTTTGAGCCTAGCCCTTTTGACGCTTTAAGGGGTCTTTTTAAAAGCGTTAAAACCAAACCCAAACACCCCTTTACGCTTTTAAGCGCTGGCGTTTTTTCTTTTGAAATGCTCAATTTTTTTGAAGATTTGCCCCACTTAAAAGCGCAAGACAACACAGCGCATGACTTTATTTTTTTTGTTGCGCAAAATTTGATCATCATAGACCATAAAGAAAAAAGCGCTGAAATCTTGGGGGCGTGTTTTGATGAACGCTTTAAAACAGAGATAGCCCAAGAATTACAGGATTTAAAAGAGTTGGCTCAAAACATCAAAAGCGATTTTATCCCTAAAAAATCCAAGCAAAGTAGAGAAGTTAGCGCTAATTGCGATGATAGCGAGTTTGAAAAAAAGGCGCTATCCTTACAAGAAGAAATCAAAAAAGGCGAGATTTTTCAAGCGGTGTTGTCGCGCAGCTTTTATATGGAGTGCTTGGAGGGTTTGAGCGCGTATTATCATTTAAAGCTAACTAATCCTAGCCCCTATATGTTCTATATCAAAGACAGCGATTTTATTCTTTTTGGGGCAAGCCCTGAGAGCGCCTTAAAATACAATGCTTTAACCAATACGGCTGAAATTTATCCCATTGCTGGCACTCGCTTAAGGGGTAAGGACAAACAAGGGAATATTGATTACGATTTAGATAGTAAAATGGAATTTGACTTGCAACACGACTATAAAGAAAGGGCTGAACACATCATGCTAGTGGATTTAGCCAGAAACGACATGGCCAGAGTTTCAAAAAAACGCTATTGCGATAAGCTTTTAAAAGTGGATAAGTATTCCAATGTCATGCATTTGGTTTCAAGGGTTGTTGGGGAATTGAAAAAAAGGTGCGATAGTTTGCATGCTTACAGGAGCTTTATGAACGCCGGCACGCTTAGTGGGGCGCCTAAAATCTCTGCGATCAAGCTCATTTACCAATTGGAAAATCAAAGGAGAGGCTCTTATGGGGGGAGTGTGGGGTATTTAAATAGTGAGGGTTCTATGGATTCTTGCATCACTATCCGTTCGTGTTTTGTTAAAAACAATAGGGCAGTGATCCAAGCAGGAGCCGGTATTGTGTTAGACAGCGTGCCTAAAAACGAAGCGAATGAAACAAGAGCTAAAGCGCAAGCCCTTATTGATGCGATCAGGAAAACAATCTCATGA
- the rpsD gene encoding 30S ribosomal protein S4: protein MARYRDAVERLERRFGVSLALKGERRLSGKSALDKRAYGPGQHGQRRAKTSDYGLQLKEKQKAKMMYGISEKQFRSIFVEANRLDGNTGENLIRLIERRLDNVVYRMGFATTRSSARQLVTHGHVLVDGKRLDIPSYFVRSGQKIEIKEKTKSNPQVVRAMELTAQTGIVPWIDVEKDKKYGIFTRYPEREEVVIPIEERLIVELYSK, encoded by the coding sequence ATGGCAAGGTATAGAGACGCAGTAGAAAGACTAGAAAGGCGTTTTGGGGTTTCTTTAGCCTTAAAAGGTGAAAGGCGATTGAGTGGGAAGAGTGCACTAGATAAAAGGGCTTATGGGCCAGGCCAGCATGGGCAAAGGCGTGCTAAGACTTCTGATTACGGGTTGCAATTGAAAGAAAAGCAAAAAGCTAAAATGATGTATGGCATTTCTGAAAAGCAATTCAGGAGTATTTTTGTGGAAGCCAATCGCTTGGACGGCAATACGGGTGAAAACCTTATCCGCTTGATTGAAAGAAGATTGGACAATGTCGTTTATCGCATGGGGTTTGCGACCACTAGAAGCTCTGCTAGGCAATTAGTAACGCATGGGCATGTGCTTGTGGATGGTAAGCGTTTGGATATTCCCTCTTATTTCGTGCGTTCAGGGCAAAAAATTGAGATCAAAGAAAAAACCAAGAGCAACCCTCAAGTGGTGCGTGCGATGGAATTGACAGCTCAAACAGGGATTGTGCCATGGATTGATGTGGAAAAAGATAAAAAATATGGAATCTTCACCCGCTACCCTGAAAGAGAAGAAGTGGTTATCCCTATTGAAGAAAGACTCATTGTAGAATTGTATTCTAAGTAA
- the tenA gene encoding thiaminase II, giving the protein MQVSQYLYKNARSIWGDCISHPFVQGIGHGTLERDKFRFYIIQDYLFLLEYAKVFALGVVKAYDEAVMREFSNAIQDILNNEMSIHNHYIRELQITQIELQNTHPTLANQSYTSYMLAEGIKGSIKEVTVAVLACGWSYLVIAQNLSQIPNALEHAFYGYWIKGYSSKKFQACVSWNINLLDSLTLTSSKQEIEKLKEIFIATSKYEYLFWDMAYQKN; this is encoded by the coding sequence ATGCAAGTTTCACAATATCTGTATAAAAACGCGCGATCTATTTGGGGGGATTGTATTTCCCATCCGTTTGTTCAAGGCATAGGGCATGGGACTTTAGAAAGAGATAAATTTCGTTTTTATATTATTCAGGATTATTTGTTTCTTTTAGAATACGCTAAGGTGTTTGCTTTAGGCGTAGTTAAAGCTTATGATGAAGCGGTGATGAGAGAGTTTTCTAACGCTATACAAGATATTTTGAATAACGAGATGAGTATCCATAACCATTACATTAGAGAACTTCAAATCACTCAAATAGAATTGCAAAACACGCACCCCACTCTAGCTAATCAATCCTATACAAGCTACATGCTCGCTGAAGGGATTAAGGGCTCTATTAAAGAAGTTACGGTGGCTGTTCTGGCCTGTGGTTGGAGCTATTTAGTGATCGCGCAAAATTTAAGCCAAATCCCAAACGCTTTAGAACATGCCTTTTATGGGTATTGGATTAAGGGCTATAGCTCAAAAAAATTTCAAGCGTGTGTGTCGTGGAATATTAATTTGCTTGATTCCCTCACCCTCACTTCTTCAAAACAAGAAATTGAAAAATTAAAGGAGATTTTTATCGCTACAAGCAAATATGAATATCTGTTTTGGGATATGGCGTATCAAAAAAACTAA
- a CDS encoding DNA-directed RNA polymerase subunit alpha, producing the protein MKVIKTAPLIPSEIKVLEKEGNRVKISLAPFEFGYAVTLAHPIRRLLLLSSVGYAPIGLKIEGVHHEFDSLRGVTEDVSLFIMNLKNIRFIAKALVGQDSSLENQSVVVDYSFKGPMELRARDLNSEHIEIVNPEMPLATINEDAQLNFSLIIYKGMGYVPSENTRELMPEGYMPLDGSFTPIKNVVYEIENVLVEGDPNYEKIIFDIETDGQIDPYKAFLSAVKVMSKQLGVFGERPIANTEYSGDYAQRDDAKDLSAKIESMNLSARCFNCLDKIGIKYVGELVLMSEEELKGVKNMGKKSYDEIAEKLNDLGYPVGTELSPEQRESLKKRLEKLEDKGGND; encoded by the coding sequence ATGAAAGTTATCAAAACAGCACCTTTGATCCCATCAGAAATTAAGGTGCTAGAGAAAGAGGGTAATCGGGTTAAGATTTCTCTGGCTCCATTTGAGTTTGGTTACGCTGTTACGCTCGCTCACCCTATTAGAAGACTCTTGCTTTTAAGCTCTGTGGGGTATGCTCCTATAGGTTTAAAGATTGAAGGCGTCCATCATGAGTTTGACTCATTAAGGGGGGTTACTGAAGATGTGTCGCTTTTTATCATGAATTTAAAGAATATCCGTTTTATAGCCAAAGCGTTAGTGGGGCAAGATAGCTCTTTAGAAAACCAATCGGTTGTGGTGGATTATTCTTTTAAAGGGCCTATGGAGCTTAGGGCTAGGGATTTGAATTCTGAGCATATAGAAATCGTCAATCCTGAAATGCCTCTAGCCACAATCAACGAAGACGCTCAATTGAATTTTTCGCTCATTATCTATAAAGGAATGGGGTATGTCCCAAGCGAAAACACAAGGGAATTGATGCCTGAGGGCTACATGCCGCTAGACGGCTCTTTCACGCCGATTAAAAATGTCGTTTATGAGATTGAAAATGTTTTGGTTGAGGGCGATCCCAACTATGAAAAAATCATTTTTGATATTGAAACAGACGGGCAGATTGACCCCTATAAAGCGTTTTTATCAGCGGTGAAAGTGATGAGCAAGCAATTGGGTGTTTTTGGTGAAAGACCCATTGCTAATACGGAGTATTCAGGCGACTACGCCCAAAGAGATGACGCTAAAGATCTGAGTGCTAAGATTGAAAGCATGAATTTGAGTGCTAGGTGTTTTAATTGCTTGGATAAAATCGGCATCAAGTATGTGGGCGAACTCGTGTTGATGAGCGAAGAAGAGCTTAAAGGCGTGAAAAACATGGGTAAAAAATCCTATGATGAAATCGCTGAAAAATTGAATGATTTGGGCTATCCGGTAGGCACAGAATTAAGCCCTGAACAAAGAGAGAGTTTAAAGAAAAGATTAGAAAAATTAGAAGATAAAGGAGGTAACGACTGA
- the rpsM gene encoding 30S ribosomal protein S13, translated as MARIAGVDLPKKKRVEYALTYIYGIGLKSSREILEAVGISFDKRVHELSEDEVSSIAKKIQQSYLVEGDLRKKVQMDIKSLMDLGNYRGIRHRKGLPVRGQTTKNNARTRKGKKKTVGSK; from the coding sequence ATGGCAAGGATTGCTGGTGTAGATTTACCAAAAAAGAAGAGAGTAGAGTATGCCCTTACTTATATTTATGGGATTGGGCTTAAGAGTTCCAGAGAGATTTTAGAAGCAGTAGGCATTTCTTTTGACAAGCGCGTGCATGAATTGAGCGAAGATGAAGTGTCTAGTATCGCTAAAAAAATCCAACAAAGCTACCTGGTAGAGGGCGATTTGCGTAAAAAAGTTCAAATGGATATTAAATCTTTAATGGACTTAGGGAATTATCGTGGGATTAGGCATCGTAAGGGTCTTCCTGTGAGAGGCCAAACCACTAAAAATAACGCTAGGACTCGTAAGGGTAAGAAAAAAACCGTGGGTAGCAAGTAG
- a CDS encoding aminodeoxychorismate/anthranilate synthase component II, with the protein MKIFFIDNFDSFSYNLVYELECLGYEVVVYQNDIDPHYLMGLMHKESKTPLLFISPGPGNPSSSGNLLKIIEMAKKKFSILGVCLGLQALAQSYGAKIIRSKEIVHGKATTIALKKHAVFKGLGDSMVVGRYHSLMASRLPKNLEVIAKHDNIPMAIINEEDKILAYQFHPESIMTLQGRVLLEQSVGFLRGLS; encoded by the coding sequence ATGAAAATCTTTTTTATAGATAATTTTGATTCTTTCTCTTATAACTTGGTGTATGAATTAGAGTGTTTGGGTTATGAAGTGGTTGTTTATCAAAACGATATTGATCCGCATTATCTTATGGGTTTAATGCATAAAGAATCAAAAACCCCTTTATTGTTCATTTCACCCGGACCTGGTAACCCTAGCAGTTCAGGCAATCTTTTAAAAATCATTGAAATGGCTAAAAAGAAATTCTCCATTTTAGGGGTTTGTTTAGGCTTACAAGCTTTAGCGCAAAGCTATGGGGCTAAAATCATAAGGAGTAAAGAAATCGTGCATGGCAAAGCGACAACCATTGCGCTCAAAAAGCATGCCGTTTTTAAAGGCTTAGGGGATAGCATGGTGGTGGGGCGTTACCATTCTTTAATGGCAAGCCGCTTGCCTAAAAATTTAGAAGTGATCGCAAAGCATGATAATATCCCTATGGCTATTATCAATGAAGAAGATAAAATTTTAGCCTACCAATTCCACCCTGAAAGCATCATGACTTTACAAGGGAGAGTGTTGTTAGAGCAAAGCGTGGGGTTTTTAAGAGGGTTATCATGA